A window of Rhizoctonia solani chromosome 5, complete sequence genomic DNA:
CTCCCAACATGAGGTCATACTCAAGGTGGTCGGAGCATCCCCCAACGCTGAAATTGCTGTTACCCAAGCCAGGGTAAATGGTTCTTCTTTTGCTGATCTTTAGTGAGGGCTCAATGTCTGTATTTGGATGCACTATCGAACTAATGATGATGTTATTGTGATAGCAGACCTGCAGACAGGTGGATAATTGCAGCCGATAGCGATAGGATGAACTATACAGGCTTTGCTCCGCGGAATACCATAACAGGAACCGAGTCTTCAATATCTTCCAAGACGTACATTTCCTCAAAAATAGGTGACACAGTATCTACTCAATTTAATGGTTGGTGCTATCGATATCTCATTTAATGAAGTTTATTAAAGCTCGGGCAGGTTCAACGTTCCTTGTATATGGACCATGCGGTCCGACCAATGGCCTCATGCGGGTCACTTTTGATAACTATCAAGAAACGGTCAACACATCTACACCATTCGTATCTGACGATTGTCTGCTGTACCATACCAGAGCGGCCCCAGTACGGTTTATACATCAAGTCGTTATCGAGAATGTCGATGGGAGCACACTGGGAATTAACAGACTCGAGTTCTTCCGAATCTTGATCGACAAGACTTCTCCAGGCATACAAGCCCCGTTGGTTGTAGGGGTTGTGATGGGCGTAATTGCGGTTTGTGCATTAATAATAGTACTGTACGTGAGAAGGGTtgtgaaaaagaaagaagagTCAGATGGAAGGCCAGCAAATCGCCGGTTGACTGCGCTTTTTTGTTGAACATTTATGTAGTTTAATTGACATTATGAATTGAGTATAGGTGTATTTAGTTACTAATGTATTACTCACAGTTGAGAGGACGAAGGCGTAGAGTACACTAtacaaggttaaaatactgaaaataagaatgtgtatttaagtaggaattgaactgtaatcaaggccaatatatgctaattTTAAATATCATTTCTCCCTTGGTCTGATTCGTACTGAGGAAAGTATACTGACGTCGTAGTTTTCAgtccaaattatactgaaaaaGATGACTTTTACTGACATACTggttttcaagatcttattACGCCATAGTGGTATGCCTAATAGTGACGGAAtagacgcatatacccaacTTCTGAGGATCCGATACCGATGTCGTGAATCAAGTGAAGCATGAACTTGACCATTCGCACCAATAAAAAAGACTATTAAGTAAATCAATATGTCGAATAAAACAGTTTAGGTGAGGTGTAAATTTTCCGCTGGTTCGGTTTGATGTGCTTTATAGCGCTACTTGGCATGCTCGCACCATGTCGCGGAGAGTGTATGGTATAGTGCAATCCCCGAATCGCATCGCATTGCTCGCAGACGCCAGACCCAAGGCTTCAACCTGAATGCTTGCCAAGCTCCCTCAACTTTAAACTGCACATGGCTCAATCCTTTATTATACACCACAACAAAATTACTGTAAAAGCCATATCAAAGGTCCATAGATAGCTGGTGACAGATCATGGATATTGAATACCACTCATCAAACCAAACCCCGCTAATCCTTGGGTTTCATCATTCGGGTCCACGCACGCTCGTACTGGTTCGCAGGTTTTACGACAACCCCTAACTCTTGAGCTGCATAAATCGGAAAATCCACATGCCTGAGTAGTTCTCGTCCTAACATCACTACATCAGCTTTGCCCTCCTGAAATTTGTGTGGTTAGTGTCTATTATTGTACAGGTCCTAATTACTCACGCAAAGGATTTCTTCTGCTTGTTGTGGGGTCGTGATTAACCCAACGCTTCCCACGATTAGTTCTGGGATTGCTTGTTTGATGCTTTCCGCAAAAGGAACCTAGGTTATAATCATTATTCAATCATATCGCGGTCGCTGAAAGCAAGAAACGCACTTGATACATCGGTCCAACAGGTATCTTCTGGTCGGACCAATTTCCCCCAGAACTCGTGTCTACAAGATCGACACCCTCGACATGGAGTCTCCTGGCAAACTCTATAGTTTGCTTGATTCCCCACGATTTCCATTCACCATTCGTGTCTTGTTCCGGAACTTCCGCCCAATCAGTGGCAGAAACACGATAGAAGAGAGGCCTTTCGTCTCCCCATGCCTTGCGTACTGATCGGACAATCCGTAGTGGAAGACGTAAACGGTTCTCCAAGGATCCTCCATATATATCAGTCCTATTGTTAGAGTGGGGCGAGCAAAATGAATGGAGTAGGTATCCATGTGCACCATGCATTTCGATAAAGTCAACTGTGTCCATGACGAAATCGTCAGCGACACCACAAGAGATCTAAATTTGAAACTTACAGCCTATTAACTTGCATCGCTCGACAGCATCGATATAATCCTTTTCTAAAGCATCGATATCCTCTAATGTCATCGCTTTTGGTCGGGGATAATTATCTCCAAATGGAATCTCACTTGGTCCAACCACTGTGGATTATCATTGATACCAGAGTCTCATACTCTTTGACTCAAAGACTTACCTTGTGTAGGCCACCCATTTTGTTCCTCGGTCGCGACCATCGTCTTATTTCCTGTCGCCTTCTGTGCTGCCGAGATCCAAGGCGCGAGTGTGCTTGCTTTTCGCCCAGCATGAGAGAGCTGGATTCCAACGACCGTGCCTTGACCATGGATAAAGTCAACAATGCGCTTCATGGGTGCTATTTGTGAATCGCTCCAAATTCCGGGGCATTCGGGTGATATGCGGCCCTCTGGCACTATCGCCGTGGCTTCGAGTATGACTGAGCCAACACCGCGAGAGGCAAATCCCTGGATGACAATAAGTTAGATGAGTTTTTTTCGTAATCTAAAACACTTGACATACACCAAGGTGAACCAGGTGCCAATCAGTCATATGTCCGTCGGTGGCTGAGTACTGGCACATTGGGGACTATTAAAATAATTTGTTCAATAATGTCATTGGAGATATGCGGACAAGCTACGTACGGCCCAGATTCTATTCTTGAATGTTGTATTTCTAATTTGAAGAGGTTGAAATACCTTCGGAATAGTCTTGTTTTGAGGATATGTATCCTAAAAATCCTAGTATGAGTAACTCAAGTATACATGTAGTTAGCATAGTCTGAACAAACCTTTGAGTAAGGGGTTCCAATACGAGGATTGTTTATAGGATAAAAATCTTCCACGCCAGGTGCAGGACTATTCTTGATTATAGTGACTGAACCAGCCTCATTCACGGAAAAGGTAGGGGAGACAGTCTCGGCAGACGGTACAGGAGACATGGCAACGAGGCAGGAAACCAGGTAGGCTCAAGGGATGGGTCGAAAGGTTCGATGAAAATTTGAGCTCATAAAGCTCAGTTTTATAAACGAATGGGCAGCCCTTAGCTGGACCATGAATAATCTAACCACCGAAGAGCCAGTGGGCCAGAGTGGGACGCGTTGCCGAGATACCGCGTGCATACGGAGAGTAAGTCAGCATTATCTCTCTATTCAAAAGTGAGGAGAGCTCCATCCCGCACTCTCGTTTTGGCTTGCCGAAACGTGTTCGGCCGGTGATCCTTTTGATCGTAGATCCTGGTGACGTCAGCTCCACGGTAGCGGTGAGTGGCGTATTCAAGTGGCAAGGTTTATATGAAGCGCGGTCGCCTTAACTGCGGCGTAAACATGCACTCTGGAACATATTAGAACTGTGGGTTTCAACTTGATCTCAGCTATTGATTACCTCTACCCCTCGCCTTTACGAATAATAGACTGCGCAGAAACCTCGTCGTTTTGGGAACTGCGAGCGAACGTTATGCACTACGTATGGCTTGGAAAGCTTACTTAACACAAGCTCTGTAAGTATCTGTCAGTTATCGAAGACTTGCTCAAACAGACCTTCTCTTGCGTCATCGAACCTAGACTCATACAGAAATGCCTCGATTTGGAGGAAGATCAGCGAGTTATTATTAGTGCTGTGCAGCGATGGAATCTCCTCCGCGGTAGCCTCGCACTGAGTGGCAGCTAAACTCAATGCGCCACAATAGTTGCCGATTTCCCTATAGCCGCTCCTGGTCGAATGTAAGTATACGTATGAGTGGGACTACGTGACTGCCCCCGGCTATTTTTACTCGCGTTTCAGCGGGCGGCAGAGACGAGTGGATGTGTAAGGGAAAAATCGGCTAGAGAAATTATAAGTTCGACGGTCTATTTTCGATCTTTATCATGCTGGGTACCGGTGGGGTGGAGTGGAGTGGGCGGAGTACTTCTATTTTATCACTTGGTTAGGATACTGGGAATAGCTAGTGATATAGAAGCTGCCTGGTTTCAGATATAAACAATGATATTCCTGTTTTAAAGTACAACCGAAGTAAATCCATAATATTTAAGCTTGCAAGCACTGCGAGTAATCTAAATAAAGAGGTGTTAGGAACCACATAGTCCTTGATAAATAACTAATTCCAACTTACATTGGTTACCGACAACGCACTTCCATCCAGTCGCGCAAACAGTCGGTCCGGTCCAACCCTGTATACATAATATTGGATGATGTTTCCGTTTGCTTCATGATATGCGAACTTACCTGGCCACCGCATTGCGCATAAGGAGCAGCTGTAGCGGCGGGCGCTACGGAAGTGGTGGTTGTAGTCGCAGCTGATGTACTAGGTATGGCAGTTGTGCTAGTCACGCGCGTTGTGGTAGTAGCGGCAGTGGAGGTGACAGGGGTGGAGCCAGCAACATCGCCATAGCTATTTCCCAGATAGTGTCAACAAGCAATTCAAAATCATCGAGAAATCACGCTTACAAGATGCCACGACCATTAGTTCCGATATATACTCGTCCGTAAACGCGTGGGTCCGCTGTCAGAGGCTACTCATCTATCAGTTCCTGAGAGCTTACATTAGAAAATGCCCAACTTACGTTTGCGCTGACAGCACCGAATCCATGAGTGGCATCATTGATCTACGCAGAATAACTTAATTGTTATTCATATATGAGAGTTGACGTGCGTACCTGGATCCAATTGGCACCCTTGTCATCGGTACGATAGTAGCCAACGACACCCCCAATGGTACCGCCAATATATACGGCAGGGTAGCCTCCAGCTGTCTTGGGAGCGCCAAGGCCAAGGCCCCATGCAGCAGTCACGCTAGCATCAGCAGTGAAGGTAGCGCCAAAGTTGGTTGAATGGAACAAGCCCTTGTCGGTCGAAACCCAGATATCACCCGAAGTGTTGAGGTTGACAACGATCTTCACAGGAGAGGTTGAGCTTCCGAGGGAGCCGGCGGTGGCACTGAAGGACGCGCCGTTGTTGGTAGAGATATAAAATTTGCTGCCCGAGGCGGCGTAGAAGATGGTGTTGTTTTTCTTGTCCGAGGCAATGATGGGGCTGGCGCCGAGACCGGTGACGGCCGTGAATGCGTTGGTGAAGCGTGATACACGGGTACCGTTATCGTTACGCCAGAGAACGGTATCACCGTCGGCAGAGATAGCAACCTTTCCACCATAGTTGCCGTCAGGAGCACCATAGTCCTGGTTCCAGCTGATACCAGAGTCCGTGGATAGGGCAATTTGCTTCGTTCCGTCTGTACCAGAGTTTCCGACACGGACCAAGTTGGTAGGCTGTTTAAAAGTTAGTTTAACCAAAATAAACAACAGAAATATAAATAACTTGCCTTGTTTCCTGCAAAGTCAAGGTCAACAGTGGATGCCCAGCGGGGGGTTGTGAACATGGTCTTAGGCGCAACGTTAAAGTCCGAGTGCACGAATCCACCGACATCATAAACAGCAGAGAGCAAGTTAGGCCCAGTGGGAGGAGAGATCAAGTTTTGTACAGCAGTTTCTTCGATACCATCCGCGAGTGATTTAAGAGTAATATTATGGGTGGTATCCCACTTGGTGAGATCACGGCCACCATAGATGGTCACACCAGTTCCGTACAGCCAGTGATCCGAATCGAAGGGATCGATTTCGAGGGATTCCATCATCCAACCGATCTGTTTGGTATCTTCTGGATCGACAACCGAGATCCAAGGAGCCAAGGAGGTATCATACTTGTAGTATCGATTCTAAGGGACAAAATCAGCGCAAATCATAATGAATAGACCATATTCGAACTTACCATGTTAGGGTACGATCCCCATTCCCAGAGTTTTGACCAGGTTGCGCCGCCATTTGTCGAACGGAAGATTTGACCGTCGGGCCACCAAGAGTTCACGGCGGCGACCATGATAGTTCCAGGTTTCTTAAGGTCGACAGCGAGACCACCAAACCCGAAATAAAGGTCACTTCCAGAAACCGGAGTAATGTCCACCCATGTGCTGTTCGAGATGAAATATTTGGCAACCGCCCCAGTAGTTCCGTCATATGGACCAGCATTGTTATTGTAGGTCACATAAAGAGCTTTTTCCGAAGGAGAAATAACACCACGGTGCGGCATGAAGGCAGTGTTTTGTCCAGCGACAGCAGACCCTGTATTTATATGTTATTATTTATGTGCGTAGTAGTGTAGTGTAGCAAACTCACAGGTAGCACCAGAATCACTGGATACGAAAACAGAGGGCGCG
This region includes:
- a CDS encoding NADH:flavin oxidoreductase/NADH oxidase, which translates into the protein MSPVPSAETVSPTFSVNEAGSVTIIKNSPAPGVEDFYPINNPRIGTPYSKDTYPQNKTIPKVFQPLQIRNTTFKNRIWASPMCQYSATDGHMTDWHLVHLGGFASRGVGSVILEATAIVPEGRISPECPGIWSDSQIAPMKRIVDFIHGQGTVVGIQLSHAGRKASTLAPWISAAQKATGNKTMVATEEQNGWPTQVVGPSEIPFGDNYPRPKAMTLEDIDALEKDYIDAVERCKLIGFDFIEMHGAHGYLLHSFCSPHSNNRTDIYGGSLENRLRLPLRIVRSVRKAWGDERPLFYRVSATDWAEVPEQDTNGEWKSWGIKQTIEFARRLHVEGVDLVDTSSGGNWSDQKIPVGPMYQVPFAESIKQAIPELIVGSVGLITTPQQAEEILCEGKADVVMLGRELLRHVDFPIYAAQELGVVVKPANQYERAWTRMMKPKD
- a CDS encoding glycoside hydrolase family 74 protein, producing MIAPLSLAALAAIIPFANAATPTQAYTWKSVKIGGGGGFVPGIVFNPTEKGLAYARTDIGGLYKLNTDDSWTALTDFADNAHWNYWGVDALATDPIDTKRVYIATGMYTNSWDPNNGQIMRSSDYGKTWASTVLPFKVGGNMPGRGLGERLAIDPNKNSILYFGARSGNGLWKSTDYGVTWSKVSSFTNTGTYIADPNDANGYNSDKVGIAWITFDASSSSSGTATSRIFVGVANTGAPSVFVSSDSGATWSAVAGQNTAFMPHRGVISPSEKALYVTYNNNAGPYDGTTGAVAKYFISNSTWVDITPVSGSDLYFGFGGLAVDLKKPGTIMVAAVNSWWPDGQIFRSTNGGATWSKLWEWGSYPNMNRYYKYDTSLAPWISVVDPEDTKQIGWMMESLEIDPFDSDHWLYGTGVTIYGGRDLTKWDTTHNITLKSLADGIEETAVQNLISPPTGPNLLSAVYDVGGFVHSDFNVAPKTMFTTPRWASTPTNLVRVGNSGTDGTKQIALSTDSGISWNQDYGAPDGNYGGKVAISADGDTVLWRNDNGTRVSRFTNAFTAVTGLGASPIIASDKKNNTIFYAASGSKFYISTNNGASFSATAGSLGSSTSPVKIVVNLNTSGDIWVSTDKGLFHSTNFGATFTADASVTAAWGLGLGAPKTAGGYPAVYIGGTIGGVVGYYRTDDKGANWIQINDATHGFGAVSANPLTADPRVYGRVYIGTNGRGIFYGDVAGSTPVTSTAATTTTRVTSTTAIPSTSAATTTTTSVAPAATAAPYAQCGGQGWTGPTVCATGWKCVVGNQYYSQCLQA